From Calonectris borealis chromosome 9, bCalBor7.hap1.2, whole genome shotgun sequence, one genomic window encodes:
- the AMER3 gene encoding LOW QUALITY PROTEIN: APC membrane recruitment protein 3 (The sequence of the model RefSeq protein was modified relative to this genomic sequence to represent the inferred CDS: deleted 1 base in 1 codon), which translates to MELKRGKTFIKSSVQHEKVPPVHTVPINKDDTGKDKKAALEGNQSVAEVQLACLATHKNYRFSTRAARNGAGDNCLEKSSGSSYKLVRKSKTHDCVTEADKTEHCSPSSRVCEEGFSGKGKGRLVNSISFSGLSSSSSKKECVVSPSQSACSSQMIDYRNFVPQMPFVPAVAKTIPRKRISLKRSKKGLRDIFHIKKNKPETLTFLVEKDKNLSSPGCKSELSGRLAKYLFKTGETFAADCLSQDCSDSELQSDSSYDCCNTLCEDVASLKSFDSLTGCGEIFADESSAHLELENSKEVLLKRSKHKDSPVMGSFQGGVEQLASPGQNETVEFAKFWDNINKSVRLHQSALFDKKLLKIPGPDMEKAPSQAAASVTDPQVSPDKDGDNSKESSTETGTPKSDNQESTSTSDEGYYDSFSPGQEDEMKEAQTPGVPGRFPRDSYSGDALYELFYDPNEVKINPVLDDDLCTSESISEQAIEIPLSIYSFHVGAEENMASQPALDIISQGFFHSTWKGKECLLKLCDTELSLTMGIINWLRKHSGLVSSPDSIQSPQSQPEKSDDSSNTPSPSPEQKVSTEAQQEKPSKEESNTFNLCVSLDESKHATQASSVNVAERDHSLDSCPNRSNLDFQGREGSHHKDSSIVPRTVETTRASSYAPQSQANRDNLQTSSTENEKATISEGCETSRDKNALPEKLNRESGSQSSENPSLDDNHEVESCYSYKTAVTSLLDPLEREDRNKPMYHSLSISCEKPPQPLTLRRFQSYISPTAMESSTNIVQLLERCVTQVASLKISYENKHLEDKCIGKEMNNIIRKMSQYKNKLLLQNECNCIAQNPEYSSIPSTNQYNYETSFQSSSLYHLKQNGEQICSEDQKSRAKILDEITRSKINFEYAQLNNQALSYLKDFTFDLSPSDSAPATTLNRPTFLPLFNSVCSDIPATFPQASYSTTVSLADSLQPKEAKQCSPGPPWSYAETPRRGLAGGSLSPHPEAATPDTAVSGRNHQ; encoded by the exons ATGGAGCTCAAGAGAGGAAAGACCTTCATAAAATCCAGTGTGCAACATGAGAAAGTGCCTCCAGTGCACACAGTTCCTATCAACAAAGATGATACGGGGAAAGACAAAAAGGCAGCTCTGGAGGGAAACCAAAGTGTAGCTGAAGTCCAGCTGGCATGTCTAGCCACGCACAAGAACTACAGATTTTCCACCAGAGCAGCGAGGAATGGGGCTGGTGACAACTGCCTGGAAAAATCATCTGGGTCCTCCTACAAACTTGTAAGGAAGAGTAAAACCCATGACTGCGTTACTGAGGCAGACAAAACAGagcactgcagccccagcagcagggtTTGTGAGGAAGGTTTTTCTGGAAAGGGTAAGGGCCGACTTGTCAATAGCATCAGCTTTTCAGGGCTGTCCAGCTCCAGCAGTAAGAAAGAGTGTGTGGTCAGCCCCAGCCAGTCTGCATGCAGCAGTCAGATGATCGATTACAGGAACTTTGTGCCACAGATGCCTTTTGTACCAGCTGTTGCAAAAACCATTCCCAGGAAGAGGATTTCCCTCAAGAGATCTAAGAAAGGGCTCAGAgatatatttcatataaaaaaaaataaaccagagacccTCACATTCCTGGTTGAGAAGGACAAGAATCTGTCCTCTCCAGGCTGCAAGAGTGAGCTGTCTGGGCGTCTTGCAAAGTATCTTTTCAAAACGGGAGAAACATTTGCAGCTGATTGCTTGTCACAAGACTGCTCAGACAGCGAACTGCAGTCTGACTCTTCCTATGACTGCTGCAACACCCTGTGTGAAGATGTCGCCTCGCTGAAGAGCTTTGATTCCCTCACTGGCTGTGGGGAAATCTTTGCTGATGAGAGCTCTGCTCACCTGGAGCTGGAGAACAGCAAAGAAGTTCTCCTGAAACGAAGCAAGCACAAAGACAGCCCCGTCATGGGCTCTTTCCAAGGGGGTGTGGAGCAGCTGGCCTCTCCTGGCCAGAATGAGACCGTTGAATTTGCAAAGTTTTGGGACAACATCAACAAATCAGTGAGGCTACATCAGAGTGCTCTGTTTGATAAGAAGTTACTGAAGATACCTGGTCCTGACATGGAAAAGGCTCCAAGCCAGGCTGCTGCATCTGTGACAGACCCCCAAGTGTCACCTGATAAAGATGGTGACAATTCCAAAGAGAGCTCCACAGAAACAGGAACACCTAAAAGTGACAACCAGGAGTCCACATCCACAAGTGATGAAGGCTACTATGATTCATTCTCTCCCGGACAAGAGGATGAAATGAAGGAAGCTCAGACACCTGGGGTCCCAGGTAGATTTCCAAGAGACAGCTACAGCGGAGATGCCCTTTATGAGCTCTTCTATGACCCAAACGAAGTCAAAATAAACCCAGTCCTAGATGATGACTTGTGCACATCTGAAAGCATTTCAGAACAAGCCATTGAAATCCCTTTATCCATTTACAGCTTTCATGTTGGAGCTGAGGAGAACATGGCTTCCCAACCAGCTCTAGACATTATCAGCCAGGGTTTTTTCCACAGCACATGGAAAGGCAAAGAATGTTTGCTAAAGCTCTGTGATACCGAGCTTTCACTGACCATGGGGATAATAAACTGGCTGCGAAAACACTCGGGACTTGTTTCCTCCCCTGACTCTATTCAGAGTCCTCAATCACAGCCAGAGAAGTCTGATGATTCATCGAACACACCCAGCCCCAGTCCAGAGCAGAAAGTGAGCACAGAAGCTCAGCAGGAGAAACCAAGCAAGGAAGAATCTAATACATTTAACCTATGTGTGTCTTTGGATGAAAGCAAACATGCAACCCAGGCCTCTTCAGTAAACGTTGCTGAAAGAGACCACAGCCTGGACTCTTGCCCTAACAGATCTAATTTGGATTTccaaggaagggaagggagtCACCACAAGGATTCATCTATAGTGCCTAGGACCGTGGAAACCACCAGAGCATCAAGTTATGCACCACAATCACAGGCTAACAGAGACAATCTGCAGACATCTTCAACTGAGAATGAGAAGGCgacaatttcagaaggatgtgaGACATCCAGAGATAAAAACGCACTGCCAGAAAAGCTGAACAGAGAGAGTGGCTCCCAGAGCTCTGAAAACCCTTCGTTAGATGATAATCACGAAGTAGAATCATGTTACTCCTACAAAACTGCTGTGACCTCACTCCTGGATCCCCTCGAGAGGGAGGACAGAAATAAACCAATGTATCACTCTCTCTCTATTTCCTGTGAAAAACCACCACAGCCTCTTACTCTCAGACGCTTCCAGAGCTACATTAGCCCCACAGCAATGGAGAGCAGCACTAACATAGTGCAGCTCTTAGAGCGCTGTGTAACACAAGTGGCATCATTAAAAATCAGCTATGAAAACAAGCACCTGGAAGACAAATGCATTGGGAAGGAAATGAACAATATCATTCGTAAGATGTCTCAGTACAAAAACAAGTTATTGTTGCAAAATGAATGCAACTGCATTGCCCAAAATCCAGAATACTCCAGTATTCCTAGCACAAACCAATACAACTATGAGACAAGTTTCCAATCCAGCAGTCTGTATCATTTGAAGCAAAATGGGGAGCAAATTTGCTCTGAAGATCAGAAAAGTAGAGCAAAAATCCTAGATGAGATCACTAGAAGCAAGATAAATTTTGAATATGCCCAGCTAAATAATCAAGCCCTCTCCTATTTAAAAGACTTTACATTTGATCTCAGTCCAAGTGACTCTGCCCCTGCTACAACTCTTAACAGACCAACATTTTTACCTCTCTTTAACTCTGTCTGCTCAGACATACCTGCTACTTTTCCACAAGCTTCGTACAGCACCACCGTCTCTCTAGCTGACTCGCTGCAGCCTAAGGAGGCCAAGCAGTGCAGCCCAGGCCCT CCGTGGAGTTATGCAGAGACCCCCCGCAGGGGCCTGGCTGGAGGGAGCCTGTCCCCTCACCCAGAGGCAGCGACCCCGGACACAGCAGTGTCAGGGAGGAACCACCAGTAA
- the GPR148 gene encoding putative G-protein coupled receptor 148 — MDFSGCALVKKANATVYRHRETEFNSSSNLDDTSLYCLLEEGPLNPSGKNMKMFLIPPVVCLVAGVLIIPTILFVIFSRFSIRRETRYMLLGNALLSDLIYLLFYTLSAALNAAYVHLPKEACVLLLFLLAVAYCGGLFTAAAIVLDTYIAILFPLRYIAILPPSRTKKIIVLLWMCSGAFPGIFFLVLSSTHSFVPYVLETCLVPVILILTLNGTDAMKLCFWLSTTVIFLCLSLIFCCYAILYFKTKQSGIWESICSRASVTFLMHNTVLFFYFFPLLALFVESFLCFNVVIRLQTGIWVSLTVCNVLMILPKVLFPFLYGLRYREISASLKSIVRRKHLHLVSPAPSPS; from the coding sequence ATGGACTTCTCTGGCTGTGCTTTAGTAAAGAAAGCGAATGCAACTGTATACCGCCACAGGGAGACAGAGTTCAACAGTTCCTCAAATTTGGATGACACATCTTTGTACTGTTTGCTGGAGGAAGGGCCTCTCAACCCATCAGGCAAAAACATGAAGATGTTTTTAATCCCTCCAGTTGTCTGCCTCGTGGCAGGTGTCCTCATCATTCCTACCATCTTGTTTGTGATCTTCTCTAGGTTTAGCATCCGTCGGGAAACAAGGTACATGCTGCTGGGAAATGCTCTGCTTTCTGATCTGATATACCTTTTGTTCTACACCCTGTCAGCTGCTCTCAATGCAGCATATGTACATCTCCCAAAGGAAGCTTGTGTCCTCCTATTATTTTTGCTGGCAGTGGCTTACTGTGGAGGATTGTTCACAGCTGCTGCAATAGTCTTGGACACGTACATAGCTATTCTGTTTCCTTTGCGCTACATCGCTATTTTGCCTCCTTCACGAactaaaaaaattattgtattacTATGGATGTGTTCTGGGGCTTTCCCTGGAATTTTCTTCTTGGTGCTATCGAGCACTCACAGCTTTGTGCCCTATGTCCTGGAAACGTGCTTGGTTCCAGTAATACTAATATTAACTCTGAATGGGACTGATGCTATGAAACTCTGTTTCTGGCTTTCTACCACGGTTATCTTTCTCTGCCTGTCTCTAATATTTTGTTGCTATgctattctgtattttaaaaccaaacaatcGGGTATATGGGAGAGCATCTGCTCCAGAGCCAGTGTAACGTTCTTAATGCACAACACTGtgttatttttttacttctttccacTCTTGGCCCTTTTTGTAGAATCATTCTTGTGCTTTAACGTTGTCATCAGACTGCAGACAGGAATCTGGGTCTCCCTGACAGTCTGCAATGTCCTGATGATTCTGCCTAaagttttgttcccttttctgtaTGGGCTTCGGTACAGAGAGATCTCAGCATCTCTCAAATCCATCGTCAGAAGGAAGCATCTTCACCTGGTGTCACCTGCTCCATCACCATCCTGA